Within the Ochrobactrum vermis genome, the region CCGATCTTCTCGCGTGCCTCAGCATTGAGCGCCGGTGAGTTGGCTTCTTCCCATACTTTCTGGTGACGGCGCTGCAAAGAGCAGTCGCGTTCACCCAGATGAATGGCATTGCCAGCACCGTCGCCCATGACCTGAACTTCGATATGGCGCGGCTTTTCGAGATATTTCTCGATATAGACTGCGTCATCACCGAACGCTGCTGCTGCTTCGGACCGAGCCGTTGCAAGAGCGATGGAGAGATCTTCCTCGCTGCGGGCGACCTTCATACCGCGTCCGCCACCGCCGGACGAAGCCTTGATGATGACCGGGTAGCCGATTTCCTTTGCGATGCGAGCCGCTTCCACGTCATCCGTCACGCCGCCATCAGAACCAGGGACGACCGGAATGCCAAGGCGCTTTGCAGTGCGCTTGGCTTCGATCTTGTCGCCCATGATGCGGATATGCGAAGCGGTGGGGCCGATGAAGGTGATGCCGTGCGCTTCAAGAATTTCCGCGAACTTGGCATTCTCCGACAGGAAGCCGTAACCCGGATGGATTGCATCGGCACCGGTGATCTCGCAAGCCGCGACGATCTGATGAATATTCAGATAGCTGTCGCGCGATGGCGGTGGGCCGATGCAGACGCTTTCGTCTGCCAGCCGCACATGCATCGCGTCGGCGTCTGCCGTGGAGTGAACGGCGACGGTCTTGATGCCCAGTTCCTTGCAAGCCCTGAGCACGCGAAGAGCGATTTCGCCACGATTGGCTATGAGTATCTTTTGAAACATTGCGCTTTGCTGCCCGTTCATTGAATAAGCCGTAATCTTCTGTCTTATTCGATTATGACGAGCGGCTCACCGAATTCAACCGGCTGAGCGTCTTCGATGAGAATGGCCTTGACCGTACCGGCGCGTGGAGCCGGGATCTGGTTCATGGTCTTCATGGCTTCAATGATAAGAAGGGTCTGACCTTCCTTCACCTGTGCGCCGACCTCGATGAAGTTGCGAGCACCCGGAGCCGGGGCAAGATAGGCGGTGCCAACCATCGGTGACGGAACGGCGTTCTTGGACAGCTCGGCCTTTGTCGGCTCAGCGGCAGCAACAGGTGCGGCGGCTGCAGCAACGAGGGCTGGAGCCGGCATAACGGTCGCTGCGGCCTGAACCGTAACCTTGCGCGAAACGCGAATACGCAGATCGCCATGTTCGACTTCGATGTCGGTGAGGTCGGTTTCATTGAGAATGTCCGCCAGGTCGCGGATCGTTTCCTTGTCGATGACGGAATTTTTGCTGGACATATCAGGCCCCTTTTACGCTTTGCCCGTTGTTTTCTTCTTCTTTGGCAATTGCCGCAAGCGCGCGCAGACCGAGCAGATATCCTTCCGCGCCAAAGCCGCAAATAACGCCTTTGGCGACTGCGGATACATAGGAGTGATGCCGGAAAGCCTCACGCGCATGAATGTTCGAAAGATGCACTTCCACGACCGTTACCTTGGCCGAGCGGATCGCATCGTGAATAGCAACCGAAGTGTGGCTGTAGGCGGCAGGATTGATGAGGACATAGGCGTTTTTGTCGCCAGCCTCCTGAATCCAGGTTACCAGATCGCCTTCGTGGTTGGATTGACGGAAATCGACATCAAGCCCGAGTTGTTCAGCCTCACGCTTGCAGTCCGCCTCGATATTCTCGAGCGTTGCAACACCGTATATCCCCGGTTCTCGTTTGCCGAGAAGGTTGAGATTGGGGCCGTTCAAAACAAATATCGTTTTTGCCATATCCGTCCGCGACTGATAACGCGTTTACCACGAAATTTCGGTACACTTCGCATTTCA harbors:
- the aroQ gene encoding type II 3-dehydroquinate dehydratase — protein: MAKTIFVLNGPNLNLLGKREPGIYGVATLENIEADCKREAEQLGLDVDFRQSNHEGDLVTWIQEAGDKNAYVLINPAAYSHTSVAIHDAIRSAKVTVVEVHLSNIHAREAFRHHSYVSAVAKGVICGFGAEGYLLGLRALAAIAKEEENNGQSVKGA
- the accB gene encoding acetyl-CoA carboxylase biotin carboxyl carrier protein, which translates into the protein MSSKNSVIDKETIRDLADILNETDLTDIEVEHGDLRIRVSRKVTVQAAATVMPAPALVAAAAAPVAAAEPTKAELSKNAVPSPMVGTAYLAPAPGARNFIEVGAQVKEGQTLLIIEAMKTMNQIPAPRAGTVKAILIEDAQPVEFGEPLVIIE
- the accC gene encoding acetyl-CoA carboxylase biotin carboxylase subunit codes for the protein MFQKILIANRGEIALRVLRACKELGIKTVAVHSTADADAMHVRLADESVCIGPPPSRDSYLNIHQIVAACEITGADAIHPGYGFLSENAKFAEILEAHGITFIGPTASHIRIMGDKIEAKRTAKRLGIPVVPGSDGGVTDDVEAARIAKEIGYPVIIKASSGGGGRGMKVARSEEDLSIALATARSEAAAAFGDDAVYIEKYLEKPRHIEVQVMGDGAGNAIHLGERDCSLQRRHQKVWEEANSPALNAEAREKIGMVCANACAELGYRGAGTIEFLYEDGEFYFIEMNTRLQVEHPITEAITGIDLVHEQIRVAAGLGLSVKQKDIRFSGHAIECRINAEDPLTFAPSPGLITHYHTPGGLGIRVDSGVYSGYRIPPYYDSLIGKLIVHGRNRVECMMRLRRALDEFVVDGVKTTLPLFQDLIANQDIANGEYDIHWLEKYLAKKTKSESA